GCGCTCTCCACCTACGTCGGCCATGCGAAGATATCGGACACCTATTGGTATCTGACCGGCATCCCGGATTTGATGGCTGCTGCTGGCAATCGGTTCGAAGATTTCGCATTCGGGGAGAAAGGCAATGGCTGAACACGCCGCCCCCACTTTGTCGACGCTGGTGCAGCGCTTCTTCATGGATCATCTCATAGAGCAACGTGCCGTCAGCCCTCAGACCATCGCTGCCTATCGGGATACCCTGCGCCTACTCCTCAACTACGCTGCCACGGCGTTGAAGCGAACGCCCAGCGCCATCACATTGTCCGATCTCGACGCGCCAATGCTGCTCGCTTTCCTTGATCATCTGGAGAAGGAGCGCGGCAATAGTGTGCGAAGCCGCAACGCACGCCTGGCCGCAATTAGGACGTTCCTGAAGTTCGCGTCGCACCACGACCTTGCCTCGCTGGCCACGATTGAGCGAGCGCTGGCAATTCCGTTCAAGCGGTTCGATCGGCCGATGGTCGGTTTTCTGTCTCGTGCCGAGATTGGTGCCATCATCGAAGCCCCGGATCGGGCCAGTTGGGCTGGACAACGCGATCGGGCATTCTTCAGCATGATGTACAATACCGGTGCCCGCGTTTCCGAGATGATCGGCATCCGGTGTCGGGACGTCGTGCTTGAAGGCCAACCTGCTGTCCACTTGCGCGGCAAGGGACGTAAAGAACGAAGCG
This genomic interval from Novosphingobium sp. CECT 9465 contains the following:
- a CDS encoding tyrosine-type recombinase/integrase, with the protein product MAEHAAPTLSTLVQRFFMDHLIEQRAVSPQTIAAYRDTLRLLLNYAATALKRTPSAITLSDLDAPMLLAFLDHLEKERGNSVRSRNARLAAIRTFLKFASHHDLASLATIERALAIPFKRFDRPMVGFLSRAEIGAIIEAPDRASWAGQRDRAFFSMMYNTGARVSEMIGIRCRDVVLEGQPAVHLRGKGRKERSVPLWRPTAALIKSWRRRIGDPTGESILFPNRSGGRMSRSCSPSAPMAQI